CGAAGAAGCACAAGACCCTCGCCGAGATCCCGGCCGGCGGTGAGGTCGCGGTCCCGAACGATCCGACCAATCTGGCCCGGGGGCTGAACGTGCTGGCCGCCGCAGGACTGGTGAAGTTCACCGGCAGCCCGTCGCAGCCCACCGCCGCCGATGTCGACAAGGCCGCCAGCAAGGTCAAGGTGACCACGGTCGACGCCACCCAGACCGCGCTGTCGCTGAACTCGGTCGACGGCTCGATCATCAACAACACCTTCCTGGAACGGGCCGGTATCGACCCGCATTCGGCGCTGTACGCCGACGATCCGAACAACCCGGCCGCCGAGCCGTACATCAACGTGCTCGCGGTCCGCGCGGCGGACAAGAACGATCCGAAACTGCTGAAGCTGGTGGACGTCTTCCACGACCCGGAGGTGCAGAAGGCGTGGGCCGAGGCCACCAAGGGCAGCGGTATCGAGGTCAAGCGCTCACAGGCCGACCTGGAGCAGATCCTGGCCCGGGTCGAGCAGGGCCTCCGAGAGCACAAGTGAGCGCGGGCAACGACGCGCCCGCGGTCGAATTCCGTTCCGCCGGTAAGACCTTCACCGTCGGCCGGACCACCACGACCGCGCTGGCCGATATCGACCTGCGCATCGAGCGCGGCGAGATCTTCGGCA
This DNA window, taken from Nocardia sp. BMG111209, encodes the following:
- a CDS encoding MetQ/NlpA family ABC transporter substrate-binding protein, which encodes MKFRRVLAIPVLALAAVLGLTACGGSGDSSSSGTVIRIGTTDRNSAWDTFEQVAKRNGITLQTTNFTDYKTPNLALAQKQIDVNLFQHLQFLGQYDVSSNDTVTPIGSTYIVPLALYSKKHKTLAEIPAGGEVAVPNDPTNLARGLNVLAAAGLVKFTGSPSQPTAADVDKAASKVKVTTVDATQTALSLNSVDGSIINNTFLERAGIDPHSALYADDPNNPAAEPYINVLAVRAADKNDPKLLKLVDVFHDPEVQKAWAEATKGSGIEVKRSQADLEQILARVEQGLREHK